The genomic DNA GTGAACCCCACCCTTGCTAGTCAAGCAGATAACCCTAATCAAGCTGTAGTTGGTGTTGAAGTGTCTAGGAACCCTCAAGTGACTGGTTTGGAAGACTTTGAAGATGAGAATGAAGACTCAGATTTCTTAGAGAGTCCTGATGCATCTGAGGAAGAAGAGGGATCAAGAAAGAGGAAACTGAATAGGTTTAAGTTAGGCACTAACAATGACCCTGTAGTATTTGAGGAGGGTCAGATCTTTGCAACTGGTCTTTTAATTAAAACTGCTGTGAAAGAGTATGGTTTGCAGAGCAAGACAAATGTGTACCTAGAGAAAAATGAGAAGAAACGAATTGTGGTGAAGTGTATGCCAGGCTGTCCATATCATATAAGATTTAGCAGGGTTCCTCCTCAAACTCATTATGTTCTCTCTAGTTTGAAGTCTGTGCACAATTGCTATCCAACTGGTAAAATTAGAGTGTTATCTGGACAATTGTTGGCAAAAAAACTGGTTCCACTACTTAAGCATACACCTACTATGACCCTTAAGGGTCTAAAAGATGAGTGTAAGAATAGGTGGAATGTGATGTTGAGCTCTTTCCAGATCTATATGGCAAAATTAAGTGCTTTAGAAATGATTCATGGTGCTAGTGATGAACAATATGCTCATCTAAGAAACTATGCTGAAGAGTTGCTTAGAAGCAATCCTGGGAGTAGTGTTAAGATTCAATGCAAACCTGGTGTTGGGGGGGTATTTTTTCAAAGAATGTATGTTTGTTTCAATGCTTGTAAGAGGGCCTTTGTGAGTAACTGTAGGCCATTGATAGGACTTGATGGATGTTTTCTGAAAGGTAGGTATGGTGGACATCTGTTATCAGCTGTTGGTAAAGATGGTAACAATCAAATGATACCCATAGCCTTTGTTGTTGTGGAAGCTGAAACAAAAGATTCATGGGATTGGTTTATGGATCTGCTTCTATCAGATTTGAATGGAGTAGAATTCAAAAGATGGTCTTTCATATCAGACCAACAAAAGgtaatatttatttcatttatgaagttaattttaattgttttaaatttagttttgatttacattgataaattgttttttcaacTTTATTTTGTCAAGGGTTTGGTGAATACTATAGCTGCTATTGGTGAGCATATTGAGCATAGACTATGTGTCAGACATTTGTATGGAAACTGGAGGAAAAGGCATGCTGGAGAGAAATTGAAAGAAGCTTTATGGAAAGCAGCCAGGGCCTGCACAATGCCTGAGTTCAACAAAGCTATGGAGGATCTGAAAGGATTAAGTGTGCCAGCTTGGGAGGAAATGAGGCAGTATGCACCAGGTATGTGGTCTAGGGCAGGATATAGCACTCACACAAATTGTGACTTGCAAGTCAATAATATGTGCGAGGCATTTAACTCTGCAATCTTAGATTTAAGAGATTTACCAATTATATCACTTGTTGAGGGATTGAAGTTCTATATCACAAATAGGATAGTTAAGTTAAGGGATTACATGTTAAGGTATCAAGGAGAAATTTGTCCAATGATAAGAAAGATTGTGGAAAAGGCTAAGAAAGATACAATTGGTTGGACACCAATTTGGTGTGGTGATAGGGAGTCCTCTATGTTCTCTATGACTGATGGAACTAACACATATGTTGTCAATCTCAAAGACAAAACATGTGCATGCAGAAAATGGGATTTAAGTGGTATCCCTTGTCCTCATGCCATTGCTGAAATTTATTACAATCAAGCTAATGTTGATGATTATGTGGCACACTGGTACAAGTtagtttttttataagtttttattgtttttttagtgTTATTCATTAGATTTTTCTgaatgtttgatttgtttgtatAAAATTGGTAGGAAACAAAAGTTTCTGGATACTTATGATAATTTAATCCTTCCTTCAAATGGTCCAAAACTATGGCCAGAAGTTAACACACAACCAATACTCCCACTTGGTGCCAGAAGGGCACCTGGGAGGCCTAAGAAAGCAAGAAGGAAGGAGAATGATGAGCCCAAATCAGCAAACAAAAAGGGCAAGAGAAATCAGGAAACTGTGAGGTGCAGAAGTTGTAAAGAGCTTGGACATAATACCAGGACATGTGGTGGAAAAACAGGTGCTGACAGAAGGATTCCTCCTGGAGGGAACAAGGTAACTTTGTTATGTAATGTCCTTATATAAACTTTCATTTCTTTCATCAAATACTAATAACTATATATGTACAATTGATAGGATATTACTACACAATCTGCACAAACTGGTATTGATGCACAAGCTGCACAGCCTAACAACAATGCACCTGCACAAGCTGGCACATCTAATGTGCAATCAACTGTGACAAAAAGGCATGCTGCTGCAAAGGGAAAGAAACCACTGaagaaaaagtcaaaaactGCTGCTGGTACACCTGCTGATGCTGCAAATGGTACAACTTCTGTTAACAACATTGCTACTGGTACACATGCTGGAACTGTAAATGGTACAACTGTTGCCCCTGCTGCAACCAACACATCTGGAACAATGAGAGGTGGCAACCATGTTGTTGGTGAGGTAGCTTTGTTTGTGCCTAGAAAGTCTAGAACAACAGGGGTTAAGAGGTCAATTAATGAGGTTGGAAATGTTGGTACTCAACAGTCTGTGAACAAGACATAAGCTAGAAGCTAGGAAGGAGAATGATGATACTGATATTTTGGTGATGAGACTTAATGTAATTCTGGTCATGTTATGTAATGTCAAGtactcttatttttattttgcttattttagtttaattacTCTAAAACAAAATGTACTATGAATTTAAGTACTCTAAAGAGTATCTTTTGGTTATGCACTCTGAATGTTAAGTGCTTTGATGCTATAGTAATGCACTTTTCTTATGTACTCTTAATTTACTTTGTCAATGACAAGTACTTTTATTAAGTTTATGAATGTTAAGCACTCTGAATGTTAAGTGCTTTGATGCTATAGTAATGCACTTTTGTTAAGTTCATGAATGTTAAGTACTCGTAATATGTTTCAATTGGTTATATCATTTCTTAATGCTTAAGTTTACATATGTTTACAACATACCAACAGTACATAAGTTTGTTTACATCATACCAACAATACATAAGTTTTCATTAAAACATCAAACTCAatacatttcttttctttcatcatAACAACTAGATAAGTTTTCATTACATAACAACATAAGGTAACATCACTACATAACTTATCCAAACTTTATGAGAATTACCAACACActtacaaacaacaacattCCTAACAGAACAATAGTTAACACAAGCAATTTCAACTTATTCTTCAATGCATCATTCTTCTTTAACAGTCATCTAATTAGTTTAATCTGCCTATCAGGAACTTCTGGATCAAACCATCTGAAAAAACTGCATTTTCTTCTCTGCAAATACTTCCCACATCCATGGAATCTCCTTCCTGGATTTTCATCAGTCCAAGCTGTTACTAGAGGGGAGTCAACACCACAGTAACATACCAACTTCGTTTTGCCCAAGAATGATGACCCACTCacggttgaagatgaagattgtcCAACCATTTTCTGTTTCCACAAATCGAACAGGATGAACACAAAATCGAAGGAGAATAAACgaaatttatcaaaacaagaAATGAATGATGGAGCAGGATGAATCGAGCAGGATGAATCGAAATAAATGAATGATGGAGCAGGTATGAATcgaaagaagaaggaagaagaacaaTGGAGATTGGGGTCAGATTTGGGGCTTTTTAATCCATAATTTATGACCGTTGTAAACTCTCTCACGTGccagtccttttttattttcttttttcgttttttttttaattcatgtaaTATTATGGTggcatttaaaataaaataaaaaaatcagtatATACACACATGGCATGACATATCACCattgaccaagtcaaaattgtCCAAAAGGACTGAAAatgcaaaggggctaaaacaTAGAGGGCCAAAATTGTGGTTTTCATACAtggggggccaaaatcgcaacgttttgaaagttaggggggaaaaagtgcactttagccaaaaaattaattaagtttttagtccctataaatatttatagttttgtttttagttcctacaaaataaaatcacactttttagtccctttgacattttccttaagcattttagggaccaaaactattgattgaattttttgacaacgactaaaagtgctgatgaaaaaatttatagggactaaaaatgctaaaggaaaattttataggaactaaaaaatatgattttattttgtaatgacTAAAAACAAatctgtgaatatttatagagactaaaaacttaattaacccataaaaaaatacatctaaTTGAAATCATAGTCCAAGAGTTATTGTTTCTACCAAAGT from Medicago truncatula cultivar Jemalong A17 chromosome 8, MtrunA17r5.0-ANR, whole genome shotgun sequence includes the following:
- the LOC112417247 gene encoding uncharacterized protein: MKWVENGNSKVSMCSEKTSSTKTAVATKKKGTEKTSSTTEGNVLYQRNVLNGGDNNVSKSYENHYLKIRFHYKGYFISDPMISYKKGEIHEYGGEWDIDEVNLQDLDNLIREIGVLGEYKLWYICPGFDIVDGLRLLNTDRDVVRFINEHRNVSVAEFYVESKDVEVEDCRYDSEVEEVVVVDKGKQPAESDERDESDPDYNGEEEGEIPDYEVEDEDGSVGDVSVDDSDFDEEWDWTTILPTQTVNPTLASQADNPNQAVVGVEVSRNPQVTGLEDFEDENEDSDFLESPDASEEEEGSRKRKLNRFKLGTNNDPVVFEEGQIFATGLLIKTAVKEYGLQSKTNVYLEKNEKKRIVVKCMPGCPYHIRFSRVPPQTHYVLSSLKSVHNCYPTGKIRVLSGQLLAKKLVPLLKHTPTMTLKGLKDECKNRWNVMLSSFQIYMAKLSALEMIHGASDEQYAHLRNYAEELLRSNPGSSVKIQCKPGVGGVFFQRMYVCFNACKRAFVSNCRPLIGLDGCFLKGRYGGHLLSAVGKDGNNQMIPIAFVVVEAETKDSWDWFMDLLLSDLNGVEFKRWSFISDQQKGLVNTIAAIGEHIEHRLCVRHLYGNWRKRHAGEKLKEALWKAARACTMPEFNKAMEDLKGLSVPAWEEMRQYAPGMWSRAGYSTHTNCDLQVNNMCEAFNSAILDLRDLPIISLVEGLKFYITNRIVKLRDYMLRYQGEICPMIRKIVEKAKKDTIGWTPIWCGDRESSMFSMTDGTNTYVVNLKDKTCACRKWDLSGIPCPHAIAEIYYNQANVDDYVAHWKQKFLDTYDNLILPSNGPKLWPEVNTQPILPLGARRAPGRPKKARRKENDEPKSANKKGKRNQETVRCRSCKELGHNTRTCGGKTGADRRIPPGGNKDITTQSAQTGIDAQAAQPNNNAPAQAGTSNVQSTVTKRHAAAKGKKPLKKKSKTAAGTPADAANGTTSVNNIATGTHAGTVNGTTVAPAATNTSGTMRGGNHVVGEVALFVPRKSRTTGVKRSINEVGNVGTQQSVNKT